Proteins encoded together in one Benincasa hispida cultivar B227 chromosome 1, ASM972705v1, whole genome shotgun sequence window:
- the LOC120076772 gene encoding putative nuclease HARBI1: MEDESDFRYPNAEGFLALYRGKQYHLFDWRGAGNAPTTGREFFNMKHSSARNVIERAFGLLKGRWAILRAKLFYPIQVQCRIITACCLIHNLITREMGIDAMLDVPDEENSTSVGLDGDHIEFVESSNEWTKFRDDLAVEMFIQW, from the exons ATGGAAGATGAAAGTGATTTCAG ATACCCCAATGCTGAAGGATTCTTGGCGCTGTACAGAGGGAAACAATACCATCTCTTTGATTGGCGTGGAGCAGGAAATGCACCGACAACTGGAAGAGAATTTTTCAATATGAAACATTCTTCAGCAAGGAACGTTATCGAGCGAGCATTTGGGTTGCTAAAGGGGCGGTGGGCTATTCTTAGGGCAAAATTATTCTACCCAATACAAGTCCAATGTCGAATAATAACTGCATGTTGCCTTATTCATAACTTGATCACAAGGGAGATGGGAATCGATGCAATGCTTGACGTGCCCGATGAGGAGAATTCAACATCAGTTGGTCTTGATGGGGATCATATTGAATTTGTTGAATCATCAAATGAATGGACCAAGTTCAGGGATGACTTGGCAGTCGAAATGTTTATTCAATGGTAG